A stretch of the Brachyspira hampsonii genome encodes the following:
- a CDS encoding BMC domain-containing protein: protein MENLNLSIGIIETTGYIATISALDTLLNASDVKVIDKELIGAGIVVIIIAGSISNIKEAVKSADMAVEKLNAKCRHAIIAKPHNDIWSIIP from the coding sequence ATGGAAAATTTAAATTTATCTATTGGAATAATAGAAACTACAGGATATATTGCTACAATTAGTGCTTTGGATACTTTATTGAATGCATCTGATGTGAAAGTCATAGATAAAGAACTTATAGGAGCTGGAATAGTTGTTATAATTATAGCAGGCAGTATATCTAATATTAAAGAGGCTGTAAAAAGTGCTGATATGGCTGTGGAAAAATTAAATGCTAAATGCAGGCATGCTATTATTGCAAAGCCTCATAATGATATATGGAGTATCATACCTTAA
- a CDS encoding transcriptional regulator produces the protein MEDIKNIESIVNKAVCDFLHTGTASGYKLDASNNHKKTLVKKSISDIDSNKIKYEDNSYVTDVFNEYERCHLKCLLMELDNTDMQCVLGYDEMYFVLEGTLIIHYEGRKIEVKNGEVVSVFKGDSITFSTPFYTKFLRIINPK, from the coding sequence ATGGAAGATATAAAAAATATTGAGTCTATTGTAAATAAAGCTGTTTGTGATTTTCTGCATACAGGTACTGCTTCCGGGTATAAATTGGATGCTTCAAATAATCATAAAAAAACATTAGTAAAAAAATCAATCTCTGATATAGATTCTAATAAAATAAAGTATGAAGATAATTCTTATGTAACTGATGTTTTTAATGAGTATGAGAGATGTCATTTAAAATGTTTATTAATGGAATTGGATAATACAGATATGCAATGCGTGCTTGGATATGATGAAATGTATTTTGTTTTGGAAGGAACTCTTATTATTCATTATGAAGGAAGAAAAATTGAAGTTAAAAATGGTGAGGTTGTATCTGTATTTAAGGGAGATTCTATAACTTTCTCGACTCCTTTTTATACTAAATTTTTAAGAATTATAAATCCGAAATAA
- a CDS encoding RluA family pseudouridine synthase, with the protein MKKKKNKLNENIEELYKKSVIRKCRIEEDIEENTRLDKYMGDRFSYYSRNKWQDLIGQGLVLLNNSKVKYTRTVKKGDEIAYHIIGMKEPEVDKNVSIVYDDGDLIVANKPANLPVIPSGKYYHNTLHTIVKNMLNSNINMLNRIDRETSGCVVLSRSSKSASNFCAMLAGRKVNGKQYKRNSIKKTYIAVIENAKDIEDKFTVEGYMLESGHEYYRRFQTLHKENIEGSKYSKTSFKTIRRIGDYAIVMARLYTGRMHQIRVHLYSKGFFMIGDKIYGKYGPKVFDDFIEKGIIPEGFFNRQALHAYSLKFNHPITDEIIKVKAPLPKDLKELIKKIENNVKK; encoded by the coding sequence ATGAAAAAGAAAAAAAATAAATTGAATGAAAATATAGAAGAATTATATAAAAAATCTGTAATAAGAAAATGCCGTATAGAAGAAGATATAGAAGAAAATACAAGATTAGATAAATATATGGGGGATAGATTTTCTTATTATTCAAGAAATAAATGGCAGGATTTAATAGGGCAGGGTTTAGTTCTTCTTAATAATAGTAAAGTAAAATATACAAGAACTGTAAAAAAAGGCGATGAGATAGCTTATCATATTATAGGAATGAAAGAGCCTGAAGTTGATAAAAATGTATCTATAGTATATGATGACGGAGATTTAATCGTAGCGAATAAGCCTGCTAATTTACCTGTTATACCTTCGGGTAAATATTATCATAATACACTTCATACAATAGTAAAAAACATGCTCAATAGCAATATAAATATGCTTAATAGAATAGACAGAGAAACCAGCGGATGTGTAGTTCTTTCAAGAAGCAGCAAATCGGCATCGAATTTCTGTGCTATGCTTGCAGGAAGAAAAGTAAATGGGAAACAGTATAAAAGAAATTCAATAAAAAAAACATACATTGCTGTAATAGAAAATGCTAAAGATATAGAGGATAAATTCACTGTTGAAGGCTATATGCTTGAAAGCGGACATGAATATTACAGAAGATTTCAAACACTTCATAAAGAAAATATAGAAGGTTCAAAATATTCAAAAACTTCTTTCAAAACTATAAGAAGAATTGGAGATTATGCTATTGTTATGGCAAGACTTTATACGGGAAGAATGCATCAGATAAGAGTGCATTTATATTCCAAAGGGTTTTTTATGATAGGTGATAAAATATATGGAAAGTATGGTCCTAAAGTTTTTGATGATTTCATAGAAAAAGGTATTATTCCTGAAGGTTTTTTCAATAGACAGGCTCTACATGCCTATAGTCTTAAATTTAATCATCCAATCACTGATGAAATAATTAAAGTAAAAGCTCCTTTACCTAAAGATTTAAAAGAATTAATAAAAAAAATAGAAAATAATGTAAAAAAATAG
- a CDS encoding PepSY-like domain-containing protein — MKKLSIFLASLFILSASSLFADMVVPPSALPQQASAFIQRVFPGAQIWKVERDGRKFDVQLSNGVSIDFLGNGDWDNIDSEYAPIPDAAFPAAVVQAVRNAYPQAAIIDAEKEWGNYKLKLNNMMELMVTGNGQIMRQKFDD; from the coding sequence ATGAAAAAATTATCTATCTTTTTAGCATCATTATTTATTTTATCAGCTTCAAGCCTTTTTGCTGATATGGTAGTTCCGCCTTCAGCATTACCTCAGCAAGCATCAGCATTTATACAAAGAGTATTTCCGGGAGCTCAAATTTGGAAAGTAGAAAGAGACGGAAGAAAATTTGATGTGCAGTTATCAAATGGTGTGTCTATAGACTTTTTGGGTAATGGAGATTGGGATAATATAGACAGTGAATATGCACCTATACCAGATGCTGCTTTTCCTGCTGCTGTTGTACAGGCTGTAAGAAATGCATATCCTCAGGCTGCTATAATTGATGCAGAAAAAGAGTGGGGAAACTATAAACTAAAATTAAACAATATGATGGAGCTTATGGTAACAGGAAACGGACAGATTATGAGACAAAAATTTGATGATTAA
- a CDS encoding sulfate/molybdate ABC transporter ATP-binding protein, with protein sequence MSLIVDIKKKLSNFDLDLQFEVRSGVFSILGASGSGKSMALKCIAGIEKPDSGYIEFNGNVFYDSKKHINIKPQKRNVGFLFQNYALFPNMTVEENIKCGIRDKKNNIDIKSIMNKFFIYDIKNKKPREISGGEQQRTALARIFVSSPSILMLDEPLSALDYHIKWELEKFILSAIKEFEGTTLFVSHNRDEVYRLSDNIGIINKGKFDIIDSKYNLFENPKTYFSALLTGYKNFSRIKILENSKIECIDWNINLTIENNNLKNIENANYIGMRPYSFFDYDDDKKSDIYIKSKITNITEDMFSYIITLVPVNSENQITWRLDKDKYKNDYKLGKEVNLGFESNDIIFLK encoded by the coding sequence TTGAGTTTAATAGTTGATATAAAAAAGAAGCTGTCTAATTTTGATTTAGATTTACAGTTTGAAGTAAGAAGCGGAGTATTTTCTATACTCGGAGCATCTGGAAGCGGTAAAAGTATGGCTTTAAAATGTATTGCAGGAATTGAAAAACCTGACAGCGGATATATAGAATTTAATGGAAATGTTTTTTATGATTCTAAGAAACATATTAATATAAAACCTCAAAAAAGAAATGTAGGTTTTTTATTTCAAAATTATGCTTTATTTCCAAATATGACAGTTGAAGAAAATATTAAATGCGGTATAAGAGATAAAAAAAATAATATTGACATTAAAAGTATAATGAATAAATTTTTTATATATGACATTAAAAATAAAAAGCCAAGAGAAATATCAGGAGGCGAACAGCAAAGAACTGCATTAGCAAGAATATTTGTATCATCTCCTAGCATATTAATGCTTGATGAGCCTTTGAGTGCTTTAGATTATCATATAAAATGGGAATTAGAAAAATTTATTTTATCAGCTATAAAAGAGTTTGAAGGCACTACTTTATTTGTATCGCATAACAGAGACGAGGTTTACAGACTATCGGACAATATAGGAATAATAAATAAAGGAAAATTCGATATAATAGATTCTAAATATAATCTCTTTGAAAATCCTAAAACATATTTCTCGGCACTTCTTACAGGATATAAAAATTTTTCAAGAATAAAAATATTAGAAAATAGCAAAATAGAATGCATTGATTGGAATATTAATTTAACTATTGAAAATAATAATTTAAAAAATATAGAAAATGCTAATTATATAGGAATGCGTCCTTATTCTTTTTTTGATTATGATGATGATAAAAAAAGTGATATATATATAAAATCAAAAATAACAAATATTACAGAGGATATGTTTTCATATATTATAACTTTAGTGCCGGTAAACAGCGAAAACCAAATAACTTGGAGGCTTGATAAGGATAAATATAAAAATGATTATAAACTTGGAAAAGAAGTAAATTTAGGCTTTGAAAGTAATGATATAATATTTTTAAAATAA
- the modB gene encoding molybdate ABC transporter permease subunit, with product MEYSPLILSIKTALYSTIITFFIGIYAVLIVVKIKKFSSLFDIIFTLPLVLPPTVVGFFLLLLFGRNSFIGGIAAKLGFPFVFTLRGAVLASFIVSFPIMYRTSKGAFEQIDKNIINAARTLGKSENWIFWRVILPNTWHSILGGTILSFTRALGEFGATIMIAGNIPKKTQTMSLAVYTAVQSGDRELAFKWVMIIVSISFISIMIMNIILPISDSIKKRL from the coding sequence ATGGAATATTCTCCATTAATTTTATCTATAAAAACTGCATTATATTCCACAATAATAACTTTTTTTATAGGAATATACGCAGTTCTTATAGTAGTAAAAATTAAAAAGTTTTCATCTCTTTTTGATATAATATTTACACTTCCGCTTGTGCTTCCTCCTACAGTTGTGGGATTTTTTCTATTATTATTGTTTGGAAGAAATTCTTTTATAGGAGGCATAGCTGCTAAATTAGGATTTCCTTTTGTATTTACATTAAGAGGTGCAGTATTAGCTTCATTTATAGTATCATTTCCTATAATGTATAGAACTTCAAAAGGTGCATTCGAGCAAATCGATAAAAACATAATAAATGCAGCAAGAACATTAGGAAAATCAGAAAATTGGATATTTTGGAGAGTAATACTTCCAAATACTTGGCATTCTATACTTGGAGGAACTATACTATCATTTACAAGGGCATTGGGAGAATTTGGTGCTACTATAATGATAGCAGGAAATATACCCAAAAAAACACAAACTATGTCATTAGCCGTATATACAGCGGTTCAGTCTGGAGACAGAGAACTAGCTTTTAAATGGGTTATGATAATTGTGTCAATATCATTTATAAGCATAATGATTATGAATATTATACTGCCTATTTCTGATAGTATAAAAAAAAGATTATGA